Proteins co-encoded in one Xiphophorus hellerii strain 12219 chromosome 10, Xiphophorus_hellerii-4.1, whole genome shotgun sequence genomic window:
- the h1-0 gene encoding histone H1.0, with protein sequence MAETSAAPAKAKRASKPKKPTSHPKYSDMIKAAIVHDSSRNGASRQSIQKYVRKNYKVGDNADVQIKMALKRLVASGMLRHTKGIGASGSFRLTKPEDSKKPPAKAPTAAKPKKVAKPKPKKAAKPKKVTKTPEKPKKAAVKKVKKVAKKATPAKTKKAPAKKPKAAKAKAKPVKKTAKPKAKTPKKAAKTSKKK encoded by the coding sequence ATGGCAGAGACGTCGGCCGCTCCAGCCAAAGCAAAACGGGCGTCGAAACCAAAGAAACCCACGTCGCATCCAAAGTACTCGGACATGATTAAAGCGGCTATTGTTCACGACTCGAGTCGGAACGGAGCGTCCCGTCAGTCCATCCAGAAGTACGTGAGGAAAAACTATAAAGTGGGCGACAACGCCGATGTCCAGATCAAGATGGCCCTGAAGAGGCTGGTGGCGTCCGGGATGCTGCGCCACACCAAAGGCATCGGCGCGTCCGGGTCCTTCCGGCTCACCAAGCCGGAGGACTCCAAAAAGCCCCCAGCCAAGGCGCCGACTGCGGCCAAGCCCAAAAAAGTGGCCAAACCCAAACCCAAGAAGGCGGCCAAGCCCAAGAAGGTGACCAAGACGCCCGAGAAACCCAAGAAGGCGGCCGTCAAGAAAGTGAAAAAGGTCGCGAAGAAGGCGACACCTGCGAAGACCAAGAAAGCGCCGGCGAAGAAGCCCAAAGCGGCCAAAGCCAAGGCGAAACCAGTGAAGAAGACGGCCAAGCCCAAAGCCAAGACACCCAAGAAGGCTGCGAAGACTTCCAAAAAGAAGTGA